The following are encoded together in the Coregonus clupeaformis isolate EN_2021a unplaced genomic scaffold, ASM2061545v1 scaf0650, whole genome shotgun sequence genome:
- the LOC121586702 gene encoding inactive phospholipase C-like protein 2, with amino-acid sequence MKPSPGNGVSLQTPREELVSNGGCGMSDTVTAIQTDTGPGSLMTDKQGAGGDTDAKGIPRRSSIIKDGSRAGRERKKTVSFSSSLSERKISSAADCISAMVRGTELRKVRSNSRVYQRYYLLESGLQALRWEPSKKESDKARIAVPSIREVRTGRNTETFRTNGVYDQISEDCAFSVIYGETYEALDLVANSAEVANVWVTGLRYLILYGKHAMDMIASSEDSLRLAWLAETFSSMVVSDGQGGGEEEGISLQSAVGLIRSVNPGVRSGKVEGRFKELHRIKEKTSGAGTTGVGTDVGAVAGPEAMVGASVVAGAGTGDGDGTEVVGKGDGAGTRTEVVCKGNKDNRRGEIEDRVTKEEFVEVFHNICTRPEIYFLLVQFSSNKEFLDTKDLMKFLEAEQGVAQVTEDTSLELIQSHEPSEEGRRQGWLSLDGFTSYLTSLECHLFDPEHSQVCQDMSQPLSHYYINSSHNTYLIEDQFRGPTDITGYIRALKMGCRCVEVDVWDGPDDEPVVYTGYTLTSPIMFRCVLDVIGRFAFAASECPLILCLENHCSPCQQRVMLQHLRRILGERLYTEPPREGEGYLPSPHALRGKILLKGQKLEEGCGETEGEDEGAVMCQRMKAGNSGGGGGEGGQKGGGGGDGGTSSVKTPTPPPPSKRFQLLKELSDLVTLCKSVRFTDFQTSFSTQKPWELCSFNETLAVRCASECPGDFVNYNKRFLSRVYPSAMRIDSSNMNPQDLWKCGCQIVAMNYQTPGLMMDLNIAWFRQNGNCGYVLRPAIMRQEVSYFSANTRDSVPGVSPQLLHVKVISGQNLPRPSGSGVKGDVVDPYVYVEIHGIPADCAEHRTRTVMENGDNPIFDESFEFQINLPELAMVRFVVLDDEFIGDEFIGQYTIPLECLQPGYRHVPLQSLTGEDLPYARLFVHVALTNRRGGGKSHKRGLSVRKARRGRDYAALRDLGVKALDEVFKMAAPPLKEATDLRENMQNSVAVFRELCGVSAVANLMQCVLALGSRVAGADGAPLLLFELREKYPSMDPQGPLPDVLRRVVSTYETMIQASRAVIELSDGVYDRILQIQTTAMEFHEKLQPMAVKEGLKGRKVTRAVESFSWNITILKGQADLLKRAKTEVQENIKQVHYAALTSNLSKGSLDAPPSLPGTAPARSFP; translated from the exons gATGGTTCTCGTGCTGGTCGTGAGAGGAAGAAGACGGTCTCCTTCAGCAGCAGTCTCTCTGAGAGGAAGATCAGCAGCGCTGCAGACTGCATCAGCGCTATG GTGAGGGGTACTGAGCTGCGGAAGGTGCGCTCCAACTCCCGGGTCTACCAACGCTACTACTTGCTGGAGTCAGGTCTGCAGGCCCTGCGATGGGAGCCCTCCAAGAAGGAGTCAGACAAGGCCCGCATCGCCGTCCCCTCCATCAGAGAG GTCCGCACCGGCCGCAACACAGAGACCTTTAGGACCAACGGCGTCTATGACCAGATCTCTGAGGACTGTGCCTTCTCTGTCATCTACGGAGAGACCTATGAAGCTCTGGACCTGGTGGCTAACTCTGCAGAGGTGGCCAACGTCTGGGTCACTGGCCTGAG GTATCTGATTCTGTATGGGAAGCATGCCATGGACATGATAGCCAGCAGTGAGGACAGCCTTCGTCTCGCCTGGCTAGCAGAGACATTCTCCTCTATGGTTGTTTCAGATGgacagggtggaggagaggaggaggggatcaGTTTGCAGTCGGCTGTAGGACTTATCAGGAGTGTTAACCCTGGGGTGAGGAGTGGGAAAGTAGAAGGCAGGTTTAAGGAGCTCCATCGAATCAAAGAGAAGACGAGTGGGGCTGGGACAACTGGAGTTGGAACTGATGTTGGGGCTGTGGCTGGACCTGAAGCAATGGTTGGGGCTTCAGTTGTAGCTGGAGCTGGGACTGGGGATGGGGATGGAACTGAGGTGGTGGGTAAAGGAGATGGGGCTGGGACTAGAACTGAGGTGGTCTGTAAAGGCAACAAAGACAACAGAAGAGGAGAAATAGAGGACAGGGTGACCAAGGAGGAGTTTGTTGAGGTATTTCACAACATTTGCACCCGACCGGAGATCTACTTCCTGCTGGTGCAGTTCTCTAGCAACAAGGAGTTCTTGGATACCAAGGATCTGATGAAGTTCCTGGAGGCTGAGCAGGGTGTGGCTCAG GTGACTGAAGACACCAGTCTGGAGCTCATCCAATCCCACGAGCCGTCAGAGGAGGGCCGTCGCCAGGGCTGGCTTTCATTGGATGGTTTCACCAGCTATCTCACCTCCCTGGAGTGCCACCTGTTTGACCCGGAGCACAGCCAGGTGTGCCAGGACATGAGCCAGCCCTTATCCCACTACTACATCAACTCCTCCCACAACACCTACCTCATCGAGGACCAGTTCAGGGGGCCCACTGACATCACCGGCTACATTCGGGCTTTAAAGATGGGCTGCAGGTGTGTGGAGGTGGACGTGTGGGACGGCCCTGATGACGAACCCGTAGTTTATACTGGTTACACCCTCACATCGCCCATCATGTTCCGCTGTGTCCTGGACGTGATCGGGCGCTTTGCGTTCGCAGCATCAGAGTGTCCGCTAATCCTGTGCTTGGAGAACCACTGCTCCCCCTGCCAGCAGAGAGTCATGCTCCAGCACCTGAGGAGGATACTGGGGGAGAGGTTGTACACAGAGCCCCCCAGGGAAGGGGAGGGGTACCTGCCCTCGCCCCATGCCCTGAGGGGCAAGATCCTGCTGAAGGGGCAGAAGTTGGAGGAGGGGTGCGGGGAGACGGAGGGGGAAGACGAGGGAGCGGTGATGTGCCAGAGGATGAAggctggtaacagtggaggaggaggaggggagggggggcagaAAGGGGGCGGGGGCGGGGATGGTGGTACTAGTAGCGTGAaaacccccacccctcctcctccctctaaacGCTTCCAGCTCCTGAAGGAGCTCTCGGACTTGGTGACTCTGTGCAAGTCGGTACGCTTCACAGACTTCCAGACGTCGTTCTCTACCCAGAAACCCTGGGAGCTCTGCTCGTTCAACGAGACCCTGGCTGTGCGCTGCGCCAGCGAGTGTCCGGGAGACTTTGTCAACTACAACAAGCGCTTCCTGTCGCGGGTCTACCCCAGCGCCATGCGCATCGACTCCAGCAACATGAACCCACAGGACCTGTGGAAGTGCGGTTGCCAGATTGTAGCTATGAACTACCAGACGCCCGGGCTGATGATGGACCTAAACATCGCCTGGTTCCGCCAGAACGGGAATTGTGGGTACGTGCTGCGACCCGCCATCATGCGACAGGAGGTGTCGTATTTCAGCGCCAATACGAGAGACTCTGTGCCGGGTGTGTCCCCTCAGCTGCTCCATGTTAAG GTGATCAGTGGTCAGAACTTACCCCGTCCGAGTGGTTCTGGAGTAAAAGGAGACGTGGTGGACCCGTATGTCTACGTGGAGATCCACGGTATCCCTGCCGACTGCGCTGAGCACCGCACCCGCACGGTGATGGAGAACGGAGACAACCCCATCTTCGACGAAAGCTTTGAGTTCCAGATCAACCTGCCCGAGCTGGCCATGGTGCGCTTCGTGGTGCTGGACGATGAATTCATAGGGGACGAGTTCATAG GTCAGTACACCATTCCACTGGAGTGCCTACAGCCAGGCTACCGGCACGTACCGTTACAGTCTCTGACGGGAGAGGACCTCCCGTACGCCCGGCTGTTCGTCCATGTGGCCCTCACCAACCGGAGAGGAGGGGGCAAGTCCCACAAGCGGGGGCTGTCTGTGCGGAAGGCGAGGCGAGGGAGGGACTACGCTGCACTCAGGGACCTGGGGGTCAAAGCCTTGGATGAGGTTTTCAAAATGGCGGCCCCGCCATTGAAGGAAGCCACAGACCTGCGGGAGAATAtgcag aacTCGGTGGCGGTGTTCAGGGAACTGTGTGGGGTGTCAGCGGTGGCTAACCTCATGCAGTGTGTGCTGGCCCTGGGGTCCCGAGTTGCGGGGGCCGACGGGGCCCCCCTGCTGCTGTTTGAGCTGAGGGAGAAGTACCCCTCCATGGATCCCCAGGGGCCCTTGCCAGACGTCCTACGCAGGGTGGTCTCCACTTACGAAACG ATGATCCAGGCGAGCAGAGCAGTGATTGAGCTGTCAGACGGAGTCTACGACAGGATCCTACAGATACAGacaacag CCATGGAGTTCCATGAGAAGTTGCAGCCCATGGCAGTGAAGGAGGGGCTTAAAGGTCGTAAGGTCACCAGAGCTGTGGAGAGTTTCAGCTGGAACATCACCATACTGAAG gggcAGGCAGACCTGCTGAAACGGGCTAAGACGGAGGTGCAGGAGAACATAAAGCAGGTCCACTACGCtgccctgacctctaacctcagTAAGGGCAGCCTGGACGCCCCTCCTTCACTGCCGGGTACAGCTCCGGCTAGAAGTTTCCCTTAG